From Thalassotalea euphylliae, the proteins below share one genomic window:
- a CDS encoding Dyp-type peroxidase: MAREQFGICAEPNLHGTYLIFNAMDDSNAFIRQALSRIPAMLDHYADQFSEANLNGVVAIGANYWDELVPEGRPNQLAPFPTLQADDRIAPATSGDIYIEIRSDRADVNHIVSSKVVELLEDKVELIEQTRAFRYLDGRDLTGFVDGTENPQGLHRREVALVKEAQDAAFAGGSYLHIQRYRHNMKLWNMLKEKAQEDVFGRTKLDNVEYASADKPLTAHTKRTNLKDADGKSIEILRQSMPYGDMKVQGLFFTSYCHSPEPFTLMLKSMIQGDEHGHFDHMLKYTEAQTGVAFFAPSLNFLSGLAEA; the protein is encoded by the coding sequence ATGGCAAGAGAGCAATTTGGTATTTGTGCCGAGCCCAACTTACACGGTACTTATCTAATATTTAATGCGATGGATGACAGTAATGCCTTTATTCGCCAGGCATTATCACGAATTCCCGCCATGCTTGATCACTATGCAGATCAATTCTCAGAGGCAAACTTAAATGGCGTTGTCGCCATCGGTGCCAATTATTGGGATGAACTTGTCCCAGAAGGGCGCCCTAATCAACTTGCACCGTTTCCGACATTGCAAGCGGATGATCGTATTGCGCCAGCCACGTCAGGTGATATTTATATTGAAATTCGCAGCGACCGAGCTGATGTTAACCATATTGTTAGCTCAAAAGTGGTTGAACTTCTGGAAGATAAAGTCGAGTTGATTGAGCAAACCCGCGCTTTTCGCTACTTGGACGGCCGCGATCTTACTGGCTTTGTTGACGGTACAGAAAACCCACAAGGGTTGCATCGCCGCGAAGTCGCTTTGGTAAAAGAAGCACAAGATGCCGCCTTCGCTGGTGGTAGTTATCTCCATATTCAGCGTTATCGCCACAATATGAAGCTGTGGAATATGCTCAAAGAAAAAGCCCAAGAAGATGTCTTTGGTCGCACTAAGCTCGACAATGTTGAGTACGCCTCTGCGGACAAACCGTTAACAGCTCATACTAAGCGCACCAACTTAAAAGACGCTGACGGTAAGAGTATTGAAATTCTACGCCAGAGCATGCCGTATGGCGATATGAAAGTACAAGGCTTGTTTTTTACCTCATACTGCCATTCACCTGAGCCTTTTACACTCATGCTGAAAAGTATGATCCAAGGGGATGAACACGGCCATTTCGACCATATGTTGAAGTATACAGAAGCACAAACTGGCGTTGCTTTTTTTGCACCCAGCCTTAACTTCTTATCCGGGCTAGCAGAAGCCTAA
- a CDS encoding CvfB family protein produces MADIGKFNQLKVIAHTANGVYLDGGDLGEILLPNRYVPETCELDDVLDVFVYTDSLDRLVATTDKPYVEAGGFASLNVKQVNKLGAFLDWGLPKDLLVPQNLMHKKMELGKRYLVHVFVDTRTERLVASSKLDKYLDIWPADYQEGQAVELVIAGRTDLGTKAIINNQHWGLIFTSEIHQKLHTGQTVQGYIKRVREDGRIDLTLARAGKGKVIDFTDKLMAYLKENNGYCALHDKSSPAEISREFGVSKKAFKATVGHLLKQNKITIGDDGIRLK; encoded by the coding sequence GTGGCTGACATCGGCAAATTCAATCAACTCAAGGTTATTGCGCATACCGCCAACGGCGTTTATTTAGATGGTGGTGACTTAGGCGAGATCTTGCTACCTAATCGCTATGTGCCAGAAACCTGTGAGTTAGACGATGTACTCGATGTCTTTGTTTACACCGATTCGTTAGATCGACTTGTTGCGACCACAGATAAACCTTATGTCGAAGCCGGTGGCTTTGCCTCACTCAACGTCAAGCAAGTGAACAAGCTTGGCGCTTTTCTTGACTGGGGATTACCAAAAGACTTATTGGTACCTCAGAATCTAATGCACAAAAAAATGGAACTAGGTAAACGTTACTTAGTGCACGTATTTGTCGATACACGTACCGAGCGCTTGGTGGCTTCTTCTAAGTTGGATAAGTACTTAGATATTTGGCCAGCTGACTACCAAGAAGGCCAAGCGGTGGAGCTTGTTATCGCTGGCCGCACTGATTTAGGCACCAAAGCCATTATCAATAATCAGCATTGGGGATTAATTTTCACCAGTGAAATTCATCAAAAACTGCACACTGGGCAAACCGTTCAAGGCTACATCAAACGCGTGCGTGAAGATGGCCGCATTGATTTGACTCTTGCCCGTGCAGGTAAAGGAAAAGTCATTGATTTCACGGATAAGTTAATGGCTTACCTAAAAGAGAATAACGGTTATTGTGCCTTGCATGATAAGTCATCACCCGCTGAAATTAGCCGCGAATTTGGTGTCAGTAAAAAAGCCTTTAAAGCGACCGTGGGTCACTTACTCAAGCAAAACAAAATTACCATTGGCGATGATGGAATTCGCTTGAAGTAA